The DNA segment AGCCACCACTCCGTGCCCACCTGTTACAGCAATCAGGCGGATCAGAGAGTGGGTCATGAGTTGCTGGGCTGAAGGGATCGTGGGTTCCTGCAGGCAGCAGATACAATTCGCCGGACCCCCAGCCTCTTGAATACCCCGGTTCAGGTCACGAACAACCCGGGCCGCCACGCTTTTTGTCTTAGGATGGGGATTATTGACCACGGTGTTCCCACCGGCCAGCATCATAATGGCATTAAAAAGGATGGTAGGGGCCCCATTGGTAACCGGATTAATGGAAGCGATCACCCCGACCGGGATCCGTTCGATGATGGTTACACCCTTGTCCCCGGCGAAAACCTCCGGAGTCAGATCTTCCATCCCCAGGACTTCACAGGCGGAAAGATTTTTCTTGATATTGTCTTCCGCAGAGCCTAAGCCGGTCTCCAAATATTCCATCCGCCCGTAGGTTTCGGCCCCGGTATGCCCGACCCGGCGGATAGCCAGCAGGATTTCCTCCCGCTTCCGCAGCGGCATGGCCATCAATTCTTTTTGGGCCTGGACCGCCGCTTGAATACAGCTTTCAATGTCCGGAAAGACCCCGTCTCTTGCCGCCAAGGGGAACGATTCCGGAGCAGATTCTTCAGATATCTCGAACCCCTCGCTTTCCAAGCGACGAATGACCCTGGACACGATCTGTTCGAGCCGCTCTTCATCTAAAGCCATCTTTGGTGGATTCCCTTCTTTTATTCACGCTTTTATCCCGAGTTTCAGCAGGACCTTGGCCCGCATCGCTTGTTGCCCAAATTTCATACCGATACTTTAGATTTCAAGTTTATGCCTATCTGGGCCCATCTCCTTTTCTTTTTTTCCCTCCTGGAAAATCTGCTTCCGCGGCGGAAAGAAGTGTGTAATATTTGGCCTCGAGCGGGTTGCCGTCCGGGGGTGAATCGGTATCCAGCGAAAAAAACACTTGGCGCTTCCTTATTCCATCCTCGATCTGATTCAGACGTTGCAATGTGGCCGCTTTGTCCATAAAGGCAATCTCATGAATTAATGCTCCCAATAAGGTTAGAATATGGGAAAAGGGATCTACGAAAGACACCCCTTCCACATCCACGATCAGGTATTGATTGGAAAGGGTAATAATCGGTGATTTGGGGGTATCGCTGATCCCGATGACAAAGGCATGGTACTGTTTTGCGAATTCAATTAGCTCAACGGCCTGATTAGGATAGCGGGGAAAGCCGAAGACTACTATAAGCAGGGAGGGACCATGGAGGGCAATATGATCGAACACATCCCAGGAAAGCTGGGTGTCGATTTGCACCCCAGGCCGGATCTTTTTCAAAAGAAAGCCAAAATACATAGCCAAAACGGAAGAAGCCCGATAACCGGCCACCAGAACAAGTTTACTCTGACAAATCTTGCGAGCCAGATTTTTAATTTCTTGTTCCGAGATGGAATGGATCATATGCTCCAGGTTTCGCCTGGTGTTTTGATAATAGGTATTCAATGGAGTGGCCTTGTCGGTCCCCTTGTCAGACTTAAGCATACGCTCCACGCTGGTCAGTTCAACGTGGAGCAGTCCTTTGAGATATTGCTCAAACTCTTCATAGCCGGTAAAACCCAGATCCAGGATAAATCGGGTGACCGTGGGTTCGCTCACCTGGCATTCATTGGC comes from the Deltaproteobacteria bacterium genome and includes:
- a CDS encoding MurR/RpiR family transcriptional regulator produces the protein MTSSAKKEFFERIIKIYPDLSSKKKRIADLIINDYKKLFLMKAKEIANECQVSEPTVTRFILDLGFTGYEEFEQYLKGLLHVELTSVERMLKSDKGTDKATPLNTYYQNTRRNLEHMIHSISEQEIKNLARKICQSKLVLVAGYRASSVLAMYFGFLLKKIRPGVQIDTQLSWDVFDHIALHGPSLLIVVFGFPRYPNQAVELIEFAKQYHAFVIGISDTPKSPIITLSNQYLIVDVEGVSFVDPFSHILTLLGALIHEIAFMDKAATLQRLNQIEDGIRKRQVFFSLDTDSPPDGNPLEAKYYTLLSAAEADFPGGKKRKGDGPR